A stretch of DNA from Scatophagus argus isolate fScaArg1 chromosome 23, fScaArg1.pri, whole genome shotgun sequence:
actTTCTTGTACAATATATACAATCTTTCAGTCTTTTAAATCTCtataacaattaaaaacataaatatatttaaacaaataaaacagcgacaaaaacaaatagttaCAAAATTAAGTACTAACAGAAGTTTATGTAATCTGTATTATTATAAATCACACTCCCTGATGTAAAATATACAACTACTGCGTTACCCCCATGAAGTCTGtcatttcatatatttatgTTACTTTATCAACTTTTGTCAGGTCATTCAGCCTTTTATTCCTTTATTAAATCAAAACTTTCTTCTGATTTATGTCTCCTTCAGCTTAATGTTCATAAAGTTCCCATGCAGCCCATTTTCAGGCCATCAGTCTACATTAAACTGTCCCCATGAGCCTCAGCACACTGTAACAGaacctgtctctctccatccctctcccaAACTATCCCCtcatcttctttcctcctctccccgTTACCCTCCCACATCATCTCCCTTACATTCTGATGACCTtcacccaccaccaccctgTCCCACAGAGTGCCCTCCCCAGGCAGCTGTGCATCCTGATGAGTCTCCTTGCCCCACTGCACTGCCTGCGGGGAAGCCAGGGAGGCTGCGGAGGCCAGTGGGGTGACGGTGCTCAGAGTGAAGAGGGTGCTCTGGGGGTTGGCAGTGGACATGGATGTGACAGTGCAAGCAGGAATGGAAGGGAGCTGGGTGAGTTGGGGGAGGCTGTTGTTGGAAAGTTGAGCAGGAGAAGCAGTGGTGAGGTGCAGCAGGGTCGGggcttgctgctgctgtgccacCTGCACCACATGATGTGTTGGCAACTGGAGGAACTGGCTTTGAGTTACATCAATCTGCGTCTCTGGAGCGAGCGGGAGCACCACCTGCTGCAGTGGAGTGAGAGTACCACTCACCACTTCCTGGATCTCCTGGCTGACAGAGGGCTGGTCAAGCTGGGTGAGCACTGGGACAGTCTCTGGGATTGGGGTGGGACAGCTTTTTACTGAGCCCCCATTCGCTGCCAGGGCTTCAGCTATGAGCACCTCGGGGTGGCTCTTGGCCTTGTGGGCAACCACTGAGTCCTTTTTCTCAAACTTTTTGCCACAAATAGAGCAAGAGAACTGGTAGGAGGCTTCTGCATCGTGCTTCTTCATGTGCCAGTTTAAGGAGGCCTTTTGACGGCAGGTGAAGCCACAAATCTCACACCTGCCACAGGGGGGAGACAAAGAGCAGGTTATAATCAGCACAGACTTAAAGCTCCAGTCTCTATTGTAAACTTCCGGTTTCAATTTACACTGAACCAATAGTGATAGAAGTATTCAGCTAAAGTTGTGATACCACAGTGTAAAACGTACTCCATTACAAGTAGAAGTCCTGCATGTAAAAGCATAATGGTATTATCAGCAAATATGAGTTTAGTAAAGTTTGAAAGTATGTGTAATCAATACACAAGGAAAATGCCTATCAAAAttatatcattatcattattgttagtGCTATTAGCCATTATAGATGGCTGAGATGAAAGCAGTTTCAGCTATTGTATACAGTATACTAATACTTTAATATATTTGCATAACAatgcattgtattttatatgCTCAAAGTTGATTTTAAACTTATatatctgcaaagtaactagaaACTACAGCTTACAGTGAGGTAAACACAGTGTAAAATGTAGTAAAGTAGATATTACAATATTTCCATCCAAAATTTAGTacaataaaagtataaagtcacaaaatgaaaatactcaagtcaAGTATAGAATTGTACTCAAATATGGTTCTTGAGTGGTATGTCCTTGCTAATTTccacaagaaaataaaaatgcaagcaAATTAAAACGAAAggtcattttaaatgaacattATCTCCATAAACAAGATTCAAATTAATGTGCTTTCTTCGTTGTAACACTGGACATAAGCCTGATTCCCATGACtgtgtattttaacatttccttGTTGTCCTGAGTTATGATGTGACATGATACTGTAAAATGTCGTGCTTACTCACTGTATGggcttctctcctgtgtggatCATCCTGTGCACAGCCAGATTATGGGAGCTCTTGAAGGCTCGAGCACAATACTCACAGATGTAGTCCCTTTGATCTGAAAgagagatgacaaaaacaaaaggttttgaTTGCTTGTTGTGTGGTTCTTGTAATTTCAAGCAGTCCATAGATGGTATAATCATTTTCctacacaaatgcaaataaacataaTGCAATGTGTCAGTCTAAATAAACAGCTGGTCCCATAACATCACCTGTGTGGTGTTTTGCATGGCGCAGCAGCTGCTTCTGCAGGCGAAACAAGCGCCCACACGATGGATGATCACACACATACTTCTTTTTTAGCAAGTGCTGGTATTTTATATGGTGCTGAAATAAGAGATGGGATAAAAAAAGATAAGCTGAAGGTACAATGCCACTCAGACTCCTTTACTATTTTCATCATGTAAACTTTAACATCACTGGTTTCTAAATATGACAGTAAGCACACCCAATCTCTGGTGCCCAGCACCTTGAGGTCAATTCAGATCTGAAGCAGGACATAAAACTACAAGCTATTAATCTGCTTTCTGTGGCTGAGCTATTATTGTTGCTATGTTACAGAGAAATTTCAAGacagtgaatttaaaatatttggGGTTGTCATGGTTACAGCTGACAGGATGGCAAACCTGTAGGTAACGTGGGTGGGCTAAGACAGTACCACAGCCCTCCATTTCACAGCGGACATATTGCACTGGGGGCTTTTTcctagagagagacagaacaaagGGAAACTGTATAATAATTGGGCTTGATCCAAATACTTAATGTCATCCACACTGTATAACACAATTAAGACTTTTACCTTCGTTTTGGCAGCCGAGGTCCCTTATCGTCTTTGTGTTGCCTACCTCTCCTAAAACAGATTGCAAAACTGATGTTGCATTTGAAATTTTAAGCATCAGCCAACACCGCAAGCCTTATTCTTAAACTTCCAACAGTCAGTTACAGTCAGGAAACTTGGTCTTCAGATACTAAACAATTTGATGCTAATATAGGTAGCAATGATTcagtcataaaaaaaagaaaaaaaggcttgtATTGACAATAATGACAGCAAAACTATTCTATAatcatgattttaaaaaagtgagtCAGACTGACACAATTTAAACTATGTGAACAACCAATAGGCTTCAAGTAccctgagagaggaaaaaacctATTGTCAATGTGGTCCACCATCAGTGCTTCATTTACCATTCCACACTTTGCTTACTTTCTGGGTGACTCTGTGTTATCGTCCGTTCCACTTTGCATAGCAACCTTGGCCGACTGTCTGATTTTAgtgtcattttcttcttcctccttttctgaATCCTCTTTCTTAACTTCCTTTTGTTGTAGTGTTACATGCCACCTTGATTTTCCCCTAAGAAGTTAAGAGATAAAGCATAATTTACTCTTGAAACTGACAATATCAAGACTCATCAAGAAGAATGTTTTCATATAAAGTAACACAGCACTAATACTCATTTTCAGAAAGAAGCTCAGCGTACATCTTCATCTCAGATTTACAGATGAGGTCGTTTGGGTCATCTCCGACTGAAGGGTCCTCGCAGAGAGCCGCGTCTGGATCTGCAACGCTAATATGGATATCAACATCATACTGGCCACAAGGAAATTCACACTGGCAAACTCAAACAGAAAccctttttctcttctgcttccaATTTAATAAACTACATCCCACTCACTTGTGTTTGCTGCCTTTGGAAGCAcctgtttcctctcctgcaAAACATGGATAATTATGTGGTTTCAGTTTCTAACAATTGTCTGTGTTTAAGATTTTGCAATTTTACTGTCATGACGCTTGGTAAAAATCATGCAAGTAGTCTTTGTCATACCACACAAAGAAGCATCCATCTCTACTTCAGTCTTGCATGCAGCCGCTGATGTGGTGCGAGAGGCCTGGGCTGGAGACTTTCCTTTGACCTTTCTACATTTGGACAGCTTTGGTCCAAGAGTGTGTTTGGACGCTGAGGAAGTCAGAATCATCAAGTATAGTGACAGATATAATAAATTGCAGGAACAAAACAGCTGCTTAAATATGACAGGAACTtaagtgtgtgtcttttttttttctttctttcttttttttttttaccttttttggCTGTTGACTTCTTTATTGCAGCTCTGTGTGAGAAATGTTCCACAGTAAATGACAGCCTGGTACAAATCATACTAAATCTGTGGTGTAGCCAAGAAGATATGCAGTCCAGCTTCACTCTTCTGGCCTTTGACAATGAACTAGGACAGTACAACTAGACAGTAGTTCAACTGCATCTGCATTCAagtcatttgttttggtttcagcATGTAGCAAACCTATAGCTTTAAGAATACCGGCTGAAATAACAGACTTCCGACAAGCATCCTTACATTGCAGTCTCACTTGTGCTTCTAACAAGCTTCTTGCAAGTGATGTAGGTGTCCTGCTACTACACTATATTCGACATGCTTTAGTACAAGCACTTACTGCACGCCAGGTGTGTCTTTGCAGCGTGATCCGACAGGTCTCCCACGCCCACGGTGCAGACTTGGAGGTTTTATCTTGCAAGTATCATTTTTGGACTCGCTAATCCTGCCAGCGCCGGCTCCTCTGGCACGCAAAACACGCACCGGACACTCGGTACGAGCCCGAGACTCACCGGAGACCACTGCTCTTGTTATGCGCCGTGTACTTCCTCTTCTCCGGCTGGACGGATCAGTCGAGTCCGTGGACGGTTTTGCGGCCTCCGTTGCGGCTCCGGTTGTCTCAGTCCTAGGACGACTACCTGAAATCTCGTCTTCCTCTGAAGTCATGCTGCTCTTATTTACGTTAACTATTATGACCCTTCCACACTTTTATAACCAGTTAGTTATGACCATTACGTGGGATATTCAAGACCAGCGTAACGCAGAAGGCCCTACTGGGACCAAGTTTTGCTAGCTGGGTCAAGACTAAGTTTTCACTTAGTACGCAAGAATTTCATTATCTAGCTTATTAATAAAACGGTTACGTCGTATGATGAACATAATTTTACAAACATTCAGCATTATTTACTTCTTAAAGCTATAGCGAACCTCATGCATCTTTGGAAGAGACTGAGCCTGTTTGGGATGCGTCTCCTTTAAGATTAGCAGCAGTAGCGGGGACAAGCGAAGGTATCATGTTTGGACTGACGGGCTTCCATACTAATTAGAACCGACTGTGAAATGATGTTTTCCTGAAATGTAGGCAAGTTGTAATTACAACACTAACAATTAGCATTTTGATTTATATAAGTTTGGTAAGCCCATTCAGATATGCATCCATCTCAGTTATTTTGGTcctatgaaaaatgaaatactaTTACCTTTCCAAAAATTCCTTTGCTTTTAGATTTCTTTTTGCCACATAAATTTTATCTGTCTACATTTATCTGTCTACCTACTGCCATTactcacttttctttcattctaaCAACCTTACTGACTCTTTGCATTGTACACATTTCTAAAATCTCCTctaaaataactgaataataCAATAATGATATTGAATATGATCTGCTATATCTAACCCCAGTGCGAAAAAAATGGGATGCTGCAAAacgtgaataaaatgaaatgcattttgcTAATCTCTTTTGGCATATATTCAATACAAAACGGTACAAAGACTACAAAGGCTACCTTATTGactttattttataaatactgtacatgtttatTATGAACTTGATGCCAGCAGCACTTTTCAGTAATGTTGGGACGGGGCAACAAAAGACGGGGAAAGTTGTGGAAAGctcaaaaaagcaaacaaacaaagaaaacacctgtctggaacatccatccatctattttctataccgcttatccgttagggtcgcgggggggctggagcctatcccagctgaccacgggcgagaggcggggtacactgggtgccagtcaattgcagggctgaaacaaaaagacagacaacccacatgctcacactcacacccaggaGCAATGCAGGGTAGCcttaaatgcatgtttttgggattgtgggaggaagcccgAGTATGGAGTTGTTGCTCCATCTACAAATATATATTAGGACTCTACACTATGCAAAGTGAAAGCCAACAATATCCAAAAACGCTGCTGACTTCTCTGGGTCCGAGCTCATCTCAGATGAACGGATGCAAAGTGGAAAAGTGCTGTGCTCTGTcaatttgacatttcaaattgtttttggaaatcaCAGATGTTGTGTCCTGT
This window harbors:
- the LOC124054797 gene encoding E3 ubiquitin-protein ligase ZFP91-like — protein: MTSEEDEISGSRPRTETTGAATEAAKPSTDSTDPSSRRRGSTRRITRAVVSGESRARTECPVRVLRARGAGAGRISESKNDTCKIKPPSLHRGRGRPVGSRCKDTPGVQAAIKKSTAKKASKHTLGPKLSKCRKVKGKSPAQASRTTSAAACKTEVEMDASLCGEETGASKGSKHNVADPDAALCEDPSVGDDPNDLICKSEMKMGKSRWHVTLQQKEVKKEDSEKEEEENDTKIRQSAKVAMQSGTDDNTESPRKRGRQHKDDKGPRLPKRRKKPPVQYVRCEMEGCGTVLAHPRYLQHHIKYQHLLKKKYVCDHPSCGRLFRLQKQLLRHAKHHTDQRDYICEYCARAFKSSHNLAVHRMIHTGEKPIQCEICGFTCRQKASLNWHMKKHDAEASYQFSCSICGKKFEKKDSVVAHKAKSHPEVLIAEALAANGGSVKSCPTPIPETVPVLTQLDQPSVSQEIQEVVSGTLTPLQQVVLPLAPETQIDVTQSQFLQLPTHHVVQVAQQQQAPTLLHLTTASPAQLSNNSLPQLTQLPSIPACTVTSMSTANPQSTLFTLSTVTPLASAASLASPQAVQWGKETHQDAQLPGEGTLWDRVVVGEGHQNVREMMWEGNGERRKEDEGIVWERDGERQVLLQCAEAHGDSLM